Proteins encoded by one window of Bacteroidales bacterium:
- a CDS encoding glycosyltransferase family 4 protein codes for MKQDSFTLCILGDGQSIFVQHICNFFVQKNVKVHLITFRNAYIPHVTIHHLLSKKINPQGNNFHLLLHTFKIRKLIRSIKPDILYALYATSYGFMAAFSGVSPLFLHAIGSDVLISPRKNFLYRLILKFVFNRSTRIYAVSEQIIEKIQKMGISSSRIQHAILGVQSDIFRPFFNEKIPFSIISTRNFEKIYRIEALIPAIALLRQHYPLLQVFLAGKGSQEVIIRNLVKNYQLDDVVTFLGYLSPEKLASYLQKTMIYVSLSSSDGASISLLEAMSCSCIPVVTNIPANTYWIQDGKNGFLLHSLEPTSIASTIEKVFSLSLKEMNDMQQINYQLVAEKGDFKKIMDKIYLSFLSHLKQTP; via the coding sequence ATGAAGCAAGATTCATTTACCCTTTGCATACTCGGTGATGGTCAAAGTATTTTCGTGCAGCACATTTGTAATTTCTTCGTCCAAAAAAATGTAAAAGTCCACCTCATAACATTCCGAAATGCCTATATTCCTCATGTCACCATTCATCATCTGCTTTCAAAAAAAATCAATCCTCAGGGGAACAATTTTCATCTTCTATTACATACGTTCAAGATCAGAAAGTTAATTCGGTCTATTAAACCTGATATTCTCTATGCTCTTTATGCTACAAGCTACGGTTTTATGGCAGCTTTTTCTGGAGTTAGTCCTTTATTTCTTCACGCTATTGGAAGCGATGTTTTAATAAGTCCTCGCAAAAATTTTTTATACAGGTTAATTTTAAAATTCGTTTTTAACCGTAGTACTCGCATTTATGCTGTTTCCGAACAAATAATTGAAAAAATTCAAAAAATGGGAATCTCCTCGTCTCGCATCCAGCATGCTATTTTGGGAGTCCAATCTGATATTTTTCGCCCTTTTTTCAACGAGAAGATTCCTTTTTCTATCATAAGCACTCGGAATTTTGAAAAAATATATAGAATTGAAGCTCTTATTCCTGCTATTGCCCTACTCCGTCAGCACTACCCCCTTCTTCAAGTATTTTTAGCAGGAAAAGGTTCACAAGAAGTAATCATTCGAAACCTCGTTAAAAATTACCAATTGGATGATGTGGTAACTTTCCTTGGTTACCTTTCTCCTGAAAAACTTGCTTCGTACCTTCAAAAAACTATGATATATGTGTCGCTTTCATCATCAGACGGAGCAAGCATATCTTTGTTAGAAGCCATGTCTTGTAGCTGCATACCTGTAGTGACAAATATTCCAGCTAATACTTATTGGATCCAAGATGGGAAGAACGGTTTTTTACTCCATTCCCTCGAACCAACTTCTATTGCTTCTACCATCGAAAAAGTTTTTTCTCTCAGCTTGAAAGAAATGAATGACATGCAACAAATAAATTATCAGCTGGTTGCAGAAAAAGGTGATTTCAAGAAAATCATGGATAAAATTTACCTTTCTTTTCTCTCTCATCTAAAGCAAACACCATGA
- a CDS encoding glycosyltransferase family 4 protein, whose protein sequence is MKTKHLWIINEYAGTPYHGMEFRHYYMAKHLLPLGITTTIITASHSHLFHHKPVVKSCFTFQNIDHIHYVWVKVPSYRHSYSFRRVIKWFVFTIKLFFLPVRKLTKPDYIILSPMQTMPILPALYLRKKMKCPLAFEVKDIWPLSIVELGNFSPNNPFIIWLSWLEKLALEKCNPIISVLPAYQTYLDEKKISKKFVYIPNGVEINENTDLLDLPAKIKHLVPSGKFIVMYTGTLGIANALESFIEAAEVFRDHTDIFFVIVGDGPEKERLMNLAKGNPNIIFTGFIEKKYIPALLNLAHVAYIGLRKKRVFYYGVSPNKLFDYMIARKSILFAIDTSISLVDLAQCGFTVSAENPHEIADAVRKFYSMDKEDFLQMGNNAYRFVCEHHNYKVLSLKLKKTLFEDF, encoded by the coding sequence ATGAAAACAAAGCATCTCTGGATAATCAACGAATATGCCGGAACACCTTATCATGGTATGGAATTCCGACACTATTACATGGCTAAACACCTTCTTCCTTTGGGAATTACTACCACTATCATTACGGCTTCTCATTCTCACCTATTTCATCATAAACCGGTAGTAAAAAGTTGTTTCACGTTTCAAAACATCGACCACATTCATTACGTATGGGTTAAGGTTCCTTCTTACCGACATTCTTATTCATTTCGAAGAGTAATCAAATGGTTTGTTTTTACCATTAAATTGTTTTTCCTTCCCGTTCGAAAATTAACAAAACCCGACTATATTATTTTATCACCCATGCAAACTATGCCGATACTGCCAGCCCTTTATCTTCGAAAAAAAATGAAATGCCCGCTAGCTTTTGAAGTAAAAGATATTTGGCCACTTTCCATTGTTGAACTTGGAAATTTCTCACCAAATAATCCTTTTATTATTTGGCTATCATGGCTCGAAAAACTTGCCCTTGAAAAATGCAACCCTATTATTTCGGTCTTACCTGCTTATCAAACTTATCTAGATGAAAAAAAAATTTCAAAAAAATTTGTTTACATTCCCAACGGAGTGGAAATTAATGAAAATACGGATCTATTAGACTTACCTGCGAAAATCAAACACCTCGTTCCTAGCGGAAAATTCATCGTCATGTACACAGGAACTTTAGGAATAGCTAATGCTCTTGAAAGTTTCATAGAAGCAGCCGAAGTATTTCGAGATCATACCGACATTTTTTTTGTAATTGTTGGTGATGGTCCTGAAAAAGAAAGACTCATGAACCTTGCCAAAGGGAATCCTAACATTATTTTTACAGGTTTCATAGAAAAAAAATACATTCCTGCCCTTTTAAATCTAGCTCACGTAGCATACATAGGACTTCGAAAGAAAAGAGTTTTTTATTACGGTGTGTCTCCTAATAAGCTTTTTGATTACATGATAGCACGAAAATCAATTCTCTTTGCCATTGACACCTCGATCAGTCTTGTTGATTTAGCTCAATGTGGCTTCACGGTTAGTGCTGAAAATCCTCATGAAATAGCTGATGCCGTTCGCAAATTCTATTCAATGGATAAGGAAGACTTTCTTCAAATGGGCAACAATGCTTATCGGTTTGTTTGCGAACATCATAACTATAAAGTTTTATCGCTTAAGTTAAAGAAAACACTATTTGAAGACTTTTAG
- a CDS encoding cyclic 2,3-diphosphoglycerate synthase produces the protein MRKTRVIIIGAAGRDFHNFNVFFRDNSSFEVVAFTAAQIPDIAGRKYPAELAGSLYPDGIPIYDENDLPSLIKDLKVDLCVFAYSDVSYQHVMRLAAITNASGASFMLLGPNDTMLKSSKPVIAIGATRTGCGKSQTSRRVIEILMKKGLRVVAVRHPMPYGDLVAQRVQRFATLEDFQKNNCTIEEMEEFEPHIRRGNVIYAGVDYEAILRAAENDPLGCDVIVWDGGNNDFPFFKPDLMIGVADPLRPGAEVNYYPGEIVARLAHVIVINKIDSASLENINIVRENILKINPNATVIEAASPIKIENPSHIKGKKVLVIEDGPTLTHGEMKIGAGIVAAMKYGAAEIIDPRPYLVGRLIETFKTYPNIGTLLPAMGYGQQQMKDLEATINSTPCDTVIIATPIDLNRIIKINKPTVRVEYELQEIGHPTMEDVLNEFMIKVKTNQFQKATV, from the coding sequence ATGAGAAAAACAAGAGTCATTATTATCGGCGCAGCCGGACGAGATTTTCATAACTTTAATGTTTTCTTTCGCGACAATTCATCTTTTGAAGTAGTAGCTTTTACTGCAGCCCAAATTCCAGACATCGCAGGTAGGAAATATCCTGCAGAATTGGCTGGTTCTCTATACCCAGATGGAATCCCCATTTATGACGAAAATGATCTTCCCTCTTTGATTAAAGATCTCAAAGTTGATCTATGTGTTTTCGCTTACAGCGATGTATCATATCAGCATGTCATGCGATTAGCTGCAATAACTAATGCATCTGGCGCTAGTTTTATGCTTCTTGGACCCAACGATACCATGCTAAAGTCCTCCAAGCCAGTTATTGCAATTGGTGCTACCAGAACCGGTTGTGGTAAAAGTCAGACATCTCGTCGTGTCATTGAAATACTCATGAAAAAAGGTCTTCGTGTGGTTGCTGTTCGCCACCCCATGCCTTATGGAGATCTTGTTGCTCAGAGAGTTCAGCGCTTTGCTACCCTCGAGGATTTTCAGAAAAATAATTGTACTATTGAAGAAATGGAAGAATTCGAACCTCATATCCGACGAGGTAATGTCATTTATGCCGGTGTTGACTACGAAGCCATTCTCCGAGCAGCTGAAAACGATCCTCTTGGATGTGACGTCATCGTATGGGATGGTGGCAACAATGATTTTCCATTCTTTAAACCGGATCTGATGATTGGAGTTGCCGATCCCTTACGACCTGGTGCTGAAGTTAATTACTACCCTGGCGAAATTGTTGCTCGCCTTGCTCATGTCATTGTGATCAATAAAATAGATAGTGCAAGCCTTGAAAATATCAATATTGTTCGCGAAAATATTCTCAAAATCAATCCGAATGCTACAGTCATCGAAGCAGCATCACCCATAAAAATAGAAAACCCTTCACATATCAAAGGGAAAAAAGTCCTCGTCATAGAGGACGGACCAACTTTAACTCATGGTGAGATGAAAATTGGAGCAGGAATTGTAGCTGCCATGAAATATGGAGCTGCTGAAATTATAGATCCCAGACCCTACTTGGTAGGCAGACTTATCGAAACCTTCAAAACTTATCCCAACATTGGAACGCTTCTTCCTGCTATGGGATACGGCCAACAACAAATGAAAGACCTTGAAGCTACCATCAACAGTACTCCTTGCGATACGGTGATTATTGCTACACCTATCGATTTGAACCGCATCATCAAAATTAACAAGCCTACCGTCAGAGTGGAATATGAACTTCAAGAAATTGGCCATCCAACTATGGAAGACGTATTGAATGAATTTATGATTAAAGTGAAAACGAATCAATTTCAAAAAGCGACTGTTTAA
- the pyrB gene encoding aspartate carbamoyltransferase, which produces MKRKSLISINDFSKEEILEILELAKEFEKKPNQSLLKDVVVGVLFFEPSTRTRLSFEAAIQRLGGKVIGFSDASNSSVQKGESLKDTILTVAQYADLIIMRHPIEGSARFASEISPVPIINAGDGANQHPTQCLLDLYTILQTQHTLDKLNISFVGDLKYGRTVHSLVIALTMFDTTFHLVSPVELKLPSAVKIHIKEKQLAYYQYTEIQPVISISDIIYMTRIQAERFSDPMEYEKVKNSYCLTADMLQNTKPNLKILHPLPRVNEIDTSVDSLPQAYYFQQARNGMYVRQALICYLLGINV; this is translated from the coding sequence ATGAAAAGAAAAAGCCTTATTTCCATTAATGATTTCAGTAAAGAAGAAATTTTGGAAATTCTTGAGCTTGCTAAAGAATTTGAAAAAAAACCTAACCAGTCCTTGTTAAAAGATGTAGTAGTTGGTGTATTATTTTTTGAGCCTTCTACTCGCACAAGGCTTAGTTTTGAAGCTGCTATACAGCGCCTTGGTGGTAAAGTAATAGGTTTCTCAGATGCTTCTAATAGTAGTGTCCAAAAAGGTGAGTCACTTAAAGATACCATCTTAACAGTAGCTCAGTATGCTGATCTTATCATTATGCGACATCCTATTGAAGGAAGTGCCCGTTTTGCGAGTGAAATATCACCTGTACCTATCATCAATGCTGGAGATGGAGCAAATCAACATCCCACTCAATGTCTTCTTGATCTTTATACCATTTTACAAACGCAACATACCCTTGATAAGCTAAACATCAGTTTTGTGGGAGATTTAAAATATGGACGAACTGTTCATAGCCTTGTCATTGCTTTGACCATGTTTGATACCACCTTCCACCTCGTTTCACCGGTGGAACTTAAACTCCCAAGTGCGGTAAAAATACACATTAAAGAAAAGCAACTTGCCTACTACCAATATACAGAGATACAACCAGTCATAAGCATTTCAGATATCATCTACATGACCCGAATTCAAGCTGAACGTTTTTCTGATCCGATGGAATATGAAAAGGTTAAAAACAGCTATTGTCTTACTGCCGATATGCTTCAGAACACTAAACCTAATCTGAAAATCCTCCACCCACTTCCTCGTGTTAACGAAATTGATACAAGTGTTGATAGCCTACCTCAAGCTTACTACTTCCAGCAAGCTCGGAATGGAATGTACGTCAGACAAGCATTGATTTGTTACCTTCTCGGTATAAATGTGTAA
- the pyrI gene encoding aspartate carbamoyltransferase regulatory subunit translates to MENKKKLQVSAIENGTVIDHIPQGVVQKVLKILGLEDCIEPIYLGANLESKKMGKKGLIKVSNRYFADNEINKIALIAPTATIIEIRNFEIIKKQKVAIPDEIINILKCANPKCITNYEKVKTHFYVIDKEDIKLRCHYCEKIIKKENLIYF, encoded by the coding sequence ATGGAAAATAAAAAAAAGCTACAGGTTTCTGCCATTGAAAATGGCACTGTTATAGATCACATCCCACAAGGAGTAGTGCAAAAGGTTTTGAAAATCTTAGGACTTGAAGACTGCATCGAACCTATTTATTTAGGAGCTAACTTGGAAAGTAAGAAAATGGGCAAAAAAGGTCTCATTAAAGTATCCAATCGATACTTTGCCGATAACGAAATAAACAAAATTGCTTTGATAGCTCCAACTGCTACCATTATAGAGATCCGAAATTTTGAAATTATCAAAAAACAAAAAGTTGCTATACCGGATGAAATCATTAACATCCTTAAATGTGCTAATCCTAAGTGTATCACCAATTATGAAAAAGTGAAAACCCATTTCTACGTAATTGATAAGGAAGATATTAAGCTACGTTGCCATTACTGTGAGAAAATAATCAAAAAGGAAAATTTAATTTATTTCTAA
- a CDS encoding L-threonylcarbamoyladenylate synthase, which translates to MMIYKIHPLNPQERLIRKVCDHFLNDEIGIIPTDTVYAIACRLYDLKSIERIALLKGIDPEKANFSILVKNLSHLSEFARPISNEIFRIINKLVPGPYTFILNANHQVPKIFHRKKKSIGLRVPDHPIIQAILAELPCPLVSTSLKLNFDDIVYEEDAYPVDPDEIKKKYQKLVDFMIDAGEGKKIPSTVLDCRGDEIIVIREGLGPVDF; encoded by the coding sequence ATGATGATTTACAAAATTCACCCTCTCAATCCCCAGGAAAGATTGATTAGAAAAGTTTGCGATCATTTTTTAAACGACGAAATCGGTATCATTCCAACGGATACGGTTTATGCCATAGCTTGCCGTTTGTACGACCTCAAATCTATTGAACGAATTGCATTACTCAAAGGAATTGATCCGGAAAAAGCAAATTTTTCGATCTTGGTAAAGAATCTAAGTCACTTAAGCGAATTTGCACGTCCTATTTCTAATGAAATTTTTCGCATCATAAACAAACTCGTACCTGGTCCATATACTTTTATCCTTAATGCTAATCATCAGGTCCCTAAGATTTTTCACCGTAAGAAAAAATCCATTGGATTACGAGTGCCAGATCACCCCATCATCCAAGCCATCTTGGCAGAATTACCTTGCCCTCTTGTCTCGACATCACTTAAGTTAAATTTTGACGACATCGTTTACGAGGAGGATGCTTACCCAGTTGACCCTGATGAAATAAAGAAAAAATACCAAAAACTGGTCGACTTTATGATCGATGCAGGAGAGGGAAAAAAAATCCCCTCTACAGTGCTCGATTGTAGAGGAGATGAAATCATAGTTATTCGCGAAGGTCTGGGACCCGTAGATTTTTAA
- a CDS encoding long-chain fatty acid--CoA ligase, which yields MFEKEKRLFDILDRLIVNFSKEKLLAGKAESVWEFYSTEDYYWNSHHLAYGLIHEGLQPGDKVISITYNIPEWNFLDMALMMAGAIHVPVYPNMTNKDYEYIFQHSEAKFIFVRGEELYQRVSEIATRIPTIKKIFTFKDLHGFDHLFSLIEKGRKYPLHEQLKSIKSSIQEDDVVTIIYTSGTTGNPKGVMLTHKNILSNVWGVYVIPPQDPSMVVLSFLPLCHIYERMMNYMYQYNGYTIYYLENIAAIADALVESKAHIMTSVPRVLESMHDKILAKGRKLRGLKKLIFFWAVQLGYQFDFDRNWWYRLRLAVARRLVFSKWKHALGGNLDLIVSGGAKLQERLGRLFWAAGFRVMEGYGLTETSPVIAVSNFETNGIAIGTVGPPLRGVQVKIAEDGEILCKGPNVMKGYYKEPELTREVFTEDGWFKTGDIGYLTPLGQLKITDRKKEIFKTAAGKYIIPQMIENLLKESPFIENAMVIGDNQKFPAALISPNYQHIESWCKIKGITFTNEEEMRKHPVVVGRIGKEIEKINQKLADHEKIIKYELTPTWSVSTGELTPTLKLKRRIILEKYRNLIEKIYA from the coding sequence ATGTTTGAAAAAGAAAAACGTTTATTTGATATTTTGGACAGACTTATAGTAAACTTTTCAAAAGAAAAACTCCTTGCTGGTAAGGCCGAGAGTGTTTGGGAGTTTTACAGCACCGAAGATTATTATTGGAACTCACATCACTTAGCATATGGTTTGATACATGAGGGACTCCAACCAGGAGATAAGGTCATTAGTATTACTTATAACATTCCTGAATGGAACTTTTTGGATATGGCACTTATGATGGCTGGGGCTATCCATGTTCCTGTCTACCCTAACATGACCAATAAAGACTACGAGTACATCTTTCAACATTCAGAAGCTAAATTTATTTTTGTTCGAGGTGAAGAACTATATCAAAGAGTCAGCGAAATAGCTACTCGTATACCAACCATAAAAAAAATATTTACATTTAAAGACCTTCACGGCTTTGATCATTTGTTTTCCTTGATTGAAAAGGGAAGAAAGTATCCTTTACACGAACAATTAAAGTCTATTAAATCATCAATTCAAGAAGACGATGTTGTGACAATCATTTATACGAGTGGAACGACAGGTAATCCTAAAGGGGTGATGCTGACGCATAAAAATATTCTGAGCAATGTATGGGGTGTTTACGTAATTCCGCCCCAGGATCCTTCTATGGTTGTGTTGAGTTTTCTTCCTCTTTGTCATATTTACGAGAGAATGATGAATTACATGTATCAGTATAACGGCTACACCATTTACTATCTAGAAAATATAGCTGCAATTGCCGATGCATTGGTTGAAAGCAAAGCCCATATAATGACTTCAGTCCCTCGCGTATTAGAAAGTATGCATGACAAGATTCTAGCCAAGGGAAGAAAGCTTCGGGGTTTGAAAAAATTGATTTTTTTCTGGGCTGTACAATTGGGTTATCAGTTTGATTTTGATCGTAACTGGTGGTATCGCTTAAGATTAGCTGTAGCAAGGCGTTTAGTATTTTCAAAATGGAAACATGCTCTTGGAGGAAATCTGGATTTGATAGTTAGTGGTGGTGCCAAGTTGCAGGAAAGACTTGGCAGACTTTTTTGGGCAGCTGGTTTTCGCGTTATGGAAGGATATGGATTAACTGAAACTAGTCCTGTTATTGCAGTTAGCAATTTTGAAACCAATGGAATAGCTATTGGAACCGTCGGACCACCTTTGCGAGGAGTACAGGTAAAAATTGCTGAAGACGGAGAAATTTTGTGTAAGGGTCCGAACGTTATGAAAGGCTATTATAAAGAGCCCGAACTCACACGAGAGGTTTTTACAGAAGATGGTTGGTTTAAAACTGGAGATATTGGTTATCTTACCCCTTTAGGACAATTGAAGATAACTGATCGTAAAAAAGAAATTTTTAAAACTGCTGCTGGCAAATATATCATACCCCAGATGATTGAAAATTTACTTAAAGAATCGCCTTTTATCGAAAATGCAATGGTCATTGGTGATAACCAAAAATTTCCCGCAGCTTTGATCTCACCTAACTACCAACATATCGAGTCGTGGTGTAAAATAAAAGGTATTACATTCACAAATGAGGAGGAAATGCGAAAACACCCTGTGGTTGTCGGGCGGATTGGAAAAGAAATTGAAAAGATCAATCAAAAATTGGCCGATCATGAAAAAATAATAAAATACGAACTTACACCCACATGGAGTGTTTCAACTGGTGAACTTACACCAACGCTCAAACTCAAGAGAAGAATCATTCTTGAAAAGTACAGAAATTTGATAGAAAAAATATATGCATAA
- a CDS encoding YgiQ family radical SAM protein — MWTIKKQFTPWLPTTRDEMKRLGWHEVDVILITGDAYVDHPSFGVAIIARLLDAWGLKVGVIPQPNWQDDGRDFKKLGKPRLFFGVTAGNVDSMVNHYTARKRIRSNDDYTPGGRKGLRPDYASYVYVKKIKTFYPDSYVILGGIEASCRRFIHYDYWSDMLKPSIMVETGADLLIYGMAEKSLWFVTQAFLEGKRPETLAIPGTTILANSYPTNYEVLPSYEDCVNDPRKFVAHFLKIEQHTSTWSKKGLVEPYGEKYVVTHPPMTPLTEKEMDYIYSLPFQRQPHPRYKKKPPIPAFEMIKNSITLHRGCFGGCSFCSIAMHQGKFIQSRSKDSVIEEVNKLIQMPYFKGTITDLGGPSANMYQMHPNNIELCKKCKRVSCIHPKVCQNLSNNMNELLDLYGAVSSIPGVKHVFISSGIRYDLFLHRDGFVKGGKKYFEQLVERHTSGRLKVAPEFSDEKTLKLMRKPSFELFKKLVKEFRKVNHRHFQINPYLISSHPGSDEQSHLRLKKELEQLRIFPEQVQDFTPTPLTLSSVMFYSEVDPYTGERIKVIKDAEIKRKLQYLLVTEKKM; from the coding sequence ATGTGGACGATTAAGAAACAATTTACCCCGTGGCTCCCCACCACAAGAGATGAAATGAAACGTCTTGGGTGGCATGAGGTGGATGTAATTTTAATAACTGGCGATGCATACGTTGACCATCCATCATTTGGCGTAGCTATTATAGCAAGATTATTGGATGCATGGGGTCTAAAAGTAGGGGTTATTCCTCAGCCTAACTGGCAAGATGATGGGCGTGATTTTAAGAAGCTAGGTAAACCTAGACTTTTTTTTGGAGTAACAGCTGGAAATGTTGATTCAATGGTGAATCATTACACGGCTAGAAAACGCATACGTTCTAATGATGATTATACTCCAGGAGGAAGAAAAGGTTTACGACCTGATTATGCAAGTTACGTGTATGTGAAAAAAATAAAAACTTTTTACCCTGATTCATATGTGATTTTGGGTGGCATCGAAGCTTCTTGTAGAAGATTTATTCATTATGATTACTGGAGTGATATGCTAAAACCATCTATTATGGTTGAAACCGGTGCTGATCTACTCATTTACGGGATGGCTGAGAAATCACTTTGGTTTGTGACGCAAGCATTTTTGGAAGGAAAACGGCCTGAGACGTTAGCTATTCCCGGAACAACAATATTGGCAAACAGTTACCCAACGAATTATGAAGTTTTGCCTTCTTATGAAGATTGCGTAAATGATCCTAGAAAATTTGTGGCGCACTTTTTAAAGATAGAACAACACACAAGTACGTGGTCGAAAAAAGGATTGGTGGAGCCTTATGGTGAGAAGTACGTTGTGACCCATCCACCAATGACTCCTCTTACTGAAAAGGAAATGGATTATATTTATAGCTTACCATTTCAACGTCAACCTCATCCTCGATATAAAAAGAAACCACCTATTCCTGCTTTTGAGATGATCAAAAATAGCATTACCTTACATCGTGGATGTTTTGGTGGATGCAGTTTTTGTAGCATAGCTATGCATCAGGGAAAATTTATTCAAAGTCGAAGCAAAGATTCTGTTATTGAAGAGGTTAATAAGCTCATTCAAATGCCTTATTTCAAAGGTACTATTACTGATCTGGGAGGGCCTTCAGCCAACATGTATCAGATGCATCCGAATAATATTGAGCTTTGCAAAAAATGTAAGCGGGTTTCTTGCATTCATCCTAAAGTATGTCAAAATTTATCTAATAATATGAATGAATTGTTGGATTTGTATGGGGCAGTCTCATCCATTCCAGGCGTTAAGCATGTGTTCATTTCATCTGGTATTCGCTATGATCTTTTCTTACATCGTGACGGCTTTGTAAAGGGTGGAAAAAAATATTTCGAACAGCTAGTAGAACGTCATACGTCGGGGCGACTTAAAGTAGCACCTGAGTTTAGTGACGAGAAGACACTAAAATTGATGAGAAAACCATCGTTTGAATTGTTTAAGAAACTTGTTAAGGAATTTCGAAAAGTTAATCATAGACATTTTCAAATCAACCCATATCTCATTTCTTCTCATCCGGGCAGTGATGAACAAAGTCATTTGAGGTTGAAAAAGGAATTGGAGCAACTCCGCATATTTCCTGAACAAGTACAGGATTTTACTCCTACTCCATTGACCCTCTCCTCCGTTATGTTTTACTCCGAAGTAGACCCATATACGGGAGAGAGGATTAAGGTCATCAAAGATGCTGAAATCAAAAGAAAATTGCAATATTTGCTTGTTACTGAGAAAAAAATGTAA
- a CDS encoding DUF2807 domain-containing protein — MDSLILPLRKFDSLFVKGRIALYLIYTPDTNYVKIIAARSLIEDVSCLQKGKSLFIEEKNSCHWTRNLSYYPVVYVYYSHFRYFRPDNYMDNVFLNDFQGDSISIDYWIGRGITYFRGKSQTMNFYVNAGGGCFVAKGKTKKLYIYHCGTSKLFFRQVEADTLMVDNRSNNDVFVTAKYALIASIHYTGNIYYTNVPLYLYLHQVGSGKLIYVDD; from the coding sequence TTGGATAGCCTCATTCTACCTTTGAGAAAATTTGATTCACTTTTTGTCAAAGGAAGAATCGCCTTGTATTTAATATATACACCCGATACGAATTATGTCAAGATTATTGCTGCTCGGTCGTTGATTGAAGACGTCAGCTGTTTGCAAAAAGGGAAATCTTTATTTATCGAGGAAAAAAACAGTTGTCATTGGACTCGAAATTTATCTTATTATCCAGTAGTTTATGTCTATTATTCTCACTTTCGATATTTTAGACCGGATAACTACATGGACAATGTTTTTCTCAATGATTTTCAGGGAGATTCAATTTCTATAGATTACTGGATAGGAAGAGGTATAACGTACTTTCGAGGAAAATCACAGACAATGAATTTTTATGTTAATGCTGGTGGAGGATGTTTTGTTGCAAAAGGTAAAACAAAGAAATTATACATTTACCACTGTGGCACGTCAAAGCTTTTTTTCAGGCAAGTAGAAGCTGATACTTTGATGGTAGATAACCGAAGCAACAACGATGTGTTTGTAACAGCCAAATATGCATTAATTGCTTCAATTCACTATACGGGAAATATTTATTATACGAATGTACCTTTGTATCTTTATCTTCATCAAGTCGGAAGTGGTAAGTTAATTTATGTGGACGATTAA